In one window of Cydia fagiglandana chromosome 1, ilCydFagi1.1, whole genome shotgun sequence DNA:
- the LOC134670676 gene encoding poly(ADP-ribose) glycohydrolase-like: MSMTTDMESGNWRGVPLTEIWGAESPWGAPEFPLVVPAADHTVLYRISSLEFDKQPPEPQNGEDKWDDDFVKMPCNSQSLHRVEDSSGEPYIKKRWDLIQTALSQPIRNSQELADAILSYNTQLKDTWKFKALHKLLNEHLEKEESQQFFGVTLPLMTKLALDLPKLIQSPIPVIKQNKNQSISLTQQQISSLLANAFFCTFPRLKQEDSKEKASEYVFMPRFNFNTLYETSGADHVLGKLKCLLNYFRRVCTEVPVGAVTFSRRSVPDHCPDWSKSSASLSVPLHVDSSSGIEGADGLIQMDFANKRLGGGVLRRGCVQEEIRFVICPELLVSMLFTETLLPHEAVMIIGCERYNNHSGYSRTFRFEGDYRDVTPSDSCRRRRVAVLAMDATPYRGDKYLQYTLPAIDRELNKAWVGFSFYSKDQPSGVQYPGVATGNWGCGAYGGFPQLKTLIQLMACAEARRPMAYYTFNDEGIRDEFVNVYNFLKEHKVTVGQLYQLIARFCTTDVHKGSLHAFIQHALNGGDLPSTDNSV; encoded by the exons ATGAGTATGACTACCGATATGGAGAGTGGTAATTGGCGAGGGGTTCCTTTAACCGAGATATGGGGGGCGGAATCCCCGTGGGGGGCTCCAGAGTTCCCTTTAGTTGTCCCGGCGGCAGACCACACAGTGTTGTACCGCATTTCCAGTTTAGAGTTCGATAAACAGCCGCCAGAACCTCAGAATGGAGAAGACAAATGGGATGATGATTTCGTCAAAATGCCCTGCAATAGTCAGAGTTTACACCGGGTCGAAGAT AGCTCAGGTGAACCATACATAAAGAAGCGCTGGGATTTAATCCAGACGGCCCTAAGTCAGCCAATCCGGAACAGCCAGGAACTGGCAGATGCCATCTTAAGCTACAACACGCAGCTCAAGGACACTTGGAAATTCAAGGCACTGCATAAGCTGCTCAATGag CATTTGGAAAAAGAGGAATCCCAGCAATTCTTTGGGGTCACACTGCCTCTGATGACTAAGCTAGCCCTAGACTTGCCGAAACTGATTCAGTCCCCAATACCAGTTATAAA ACAAAACAAGAACCAGTCGATATCACTAACGCAGCAGCAAATATCGAGTTTGCTCGCAAACGCGTTTTTCTGCACATTCCCGAGGCTAAAACAGGAAGACAGCAAAGAAAAGGCTTCGGAATATGTTTTTATGCCACGCTTTAACTTTAATAC CCTCTATGAAACGTCAGGAGCAGATCACGTACTGGGCAAACTTAAGTGTCTCCTTAATTACTTTAGAAGAGTCTGCACTGAAG TCCCAGTGGGTGCGGTCACATTCTCCCGTCGGTCAGTGCCTGACCACTGTCCCGACTGGTCCAAGTCATCCGCCTCTCTTTCTGTACCTCTACATGTTGACTCTTCCAGTGGTATTGAAGGCGCTGACGGTTTAATACAAATGGACTTCGCTAACAA ACGACTCGGCGGAGGCGTGCTACGCCGAGGTTGTGTGCAGGAAGAGATCCGCTTCGTCATCTGCCCCGAGTTACTAGTTTCTATGCTGTTTACTGAGACGTTGCTACCTCATGAGGCGGTCATGATCATAG GCTGCGAACGCTACAACAACCACTCCGGCTACAGCCGCACCTTCCGCTTCGAGGGCGATTATCGTGACGTCACGCCGTCGGACTCGTGTCGGCGCCGTCGCGTCGCCGTGCTGGCTATGGACGCGACACCTTATAGAGGAGATAAATATCTGCAGTATACTTTACCGGCCATTGATAGGGAGCTTAATAAG GCCTGGGTCGGTTTCAGCTTTTACTCCAAAGACCAACCCTCGGGTGTCCAGTACCCCGGCGTGGCCACCGGCAACTGGGGCTGCGGGGCCTACGGCGGCTTCCCGCAGCTCAAGACCCTCATACAGCTCATGGCCTGTGCGGAGGCCCGGAGGCCAATGGCGTACTACACGTTCAACGACGAGGGGATCAGAGACGAGTTTGTGAACGTTTATAATTTTCTGAAGGAACATAAGGTTACAGTAG GCCAGCTGTACCAGTTGATCGCGCGGTTCTGCACGACGGACGTGCATAAGGGCAGCCTGCACGCCTTCATACAACACGCGCTGAACGGCGGAGATCTACCTTCTACCGATAACAGTGTCTGA